Genomic segment of Nitrospirae bacterium CG2_30_53_67:
TGAGGGCACAGATCGAGACCGAGACCTCAGGAATGGATAGGCGTCAGGAACCCGTTCCCGCGGCCGGACCTTGAGTGAAAACATCAGGGGTCAAGGGTTCAAGGGTTCAAGTGAAATACTGATACCGGTAAACCGAGTACAAGAACGCAAGCAAAATCTCCAGAGAAAAACCTTTAAACCCTTCAACCTTTAAACCTTGCCCAAGGGTGAACGCGGCCTTTTCCTTGCTTTCTTGATAATTATTCATTACCATGGAAACCATGACACGCATCCGGAATGAAATCCGCGTGAGCCTCCTCCAGATCAATCCAGGCCTGCATGACCCGGACAGGAGGATTGAAAAAACGCTGAACCTGATCCGCCGTACCGCGGAAAGCCGGCCCGGGATCCTGGTCCTCCCTGAGATCTGGTCCGGTGGTTTCGAATACCCCGATGTGCTGAAGCTCAGCCCAAGGACCCCGGATATCCTGAACAGCCTCTGTGAAATCTCCGGGACCCACGGAACCATGATCATCGGATCCCTGCCGGAAAAAGAATCAGGGCGCCTCTATAACACCGCGGCCGTTGTGGATCACGGCAGGATCATCGGACGGTACCGCAAGAGGCGCCTCTTCCCTCCGATGCTTGAAGACCGATATTTCACGCCGGGCCGGTCCAGGAAGATTTTCTCCACGGCCTTCGGCCGGATCGGAATCGCCGTCTGTTTCGATCTCCGATTTCCGGAACACTTTGCGGGGTTCCGAGGCCGGGGGGCCTGGCTCCTCATCGTCCCCGCACAGTGGCCTGAGCCCCGATGCGCGCAATGGGAGTCCCTGCTCATCGCAAGGGCCATTGAAAACCAGGCCTTCGTCGCCGGATGCAACCGGGCAGGACGGACCCGGAACACACGCTTTTGCGGAAACTCCCTGATCGTGGACCCCGGAGGAACCGTCATCGCCCGGGGAGGGAGGGACGTTCAAGTCGTCTCGGCCGTTCTCCGGCCGGGAGCCGTTGAAACCATCCGCAAAGAGATCCCCATGCAGACGAAGAAACGGTGAGCATCCAATGGAACAGCACATTCATGAGTTCCTCCATTTCATCCGAATCGAAAAAGGGCTCTCGAACAATACGGCGGAGGCCTACCGCAGGGACCTGACACATTTTTCTGAGTTTCTCAAGGGCCAGGGGATCCATAAGGCCGCGAAGATAGACCGCAGGGCGGTCCTTTCCTATCTGATTCAGATCAAACGATCAGGATTGAATCTCTCCACGGTCCGGCGAAGACTGGTCAGTATCCGGATGTTTTTCCGTTTCCTGATTCAGGAAGGACGAATCCAGACGGACCCTGCCGAAAACATCGAGTCCCCCAAAACAATCCAGTACCTCCCGCAGACCCTGACTCCCGCAGAAGTGGAGAGCCTCCTCCGCACACCGGACACGGAATCACCCCTTGGGAAGCGGGACCGGACCATGCTGGAGGTCCTCTATGCCACGGGACTTCGCGTGAGTGAACTGGTTTCCTTGAAAAACTCGGATATCAACCTTGAAGTCGGATATCTGATCACCATGGGAAAGGGGGGAAAAGAGCGTCTGGTCCCCATGGGTGATTCGGCCCAGGGATGGATCAGGGATTTTCTATCGCATGACCGGCCCAGAATATTGAAATCGCGCCGGAGCGATTTTCTTTTTCCCAACCGGTTCGGAAATAGGATGAGCCGTCAGTGGTTTTTTAAGATCATCAAGAAATATGCCCTCCAGTCGGGTATCCGCAAGGAGATATCCCCTCATACACTCCGGCATTCCTTTGCCAGCCATCTTCTTGAAAACGGAGCGGATCTTCGATCCGTCCAACTCATGCTCGGACATGCGGATATCTCCACCACACAGATCTATACCCACGTCACAAAAGAACGGCTCAAAAAAGTTTTCGATAAATTTCACCCAAGGGCATGAAGGTGATTTGGGGTCAAGGGGTCAAGGGGTCAAGGGTCCGAGTGAAAAGCTTAGCAAGTAGCCGAGGGGTAAACATATCAAAAACCCCGGGGGTAGGCGAGATGATAGAAGAATACCTAAATCAAAAAAACACTTGACCCCTGGAATCCTCGGCCCCTTTTTACACACTAAATGGCCGATGGCTCGTAGAGGAGAAGAACCGCTTTTTTAGTAGATTTCTTTCTCATTGACAGTAGATGTTTTTTGTTTTATAAATATAGGTAACTTAAATCTGTAGTTGTTATGTAATTTGTTTGTAGTAATTCATCGGCCAAGTGGTCCTGTTCGTAAATATGGTAGCGTACCGAGAGAGTCGTAGGGCGGTCTCATCAGACGCGCGACTGAGGCGTACCCCTCTGGTACACCGCAAGGAGCGGAACTTTGATCCGGCTGCCCTACGACCCTCGAATACGACCGTATTTACGAATAGGGCCACTAAGCTCAAAAGGAGAAATGACTTCGTGACAAACAAAAATAAGATTGATCAACAGGCCTTGTACACCATCGGTGTGGCCTCCGAACTCATTGGAACCACAGATCAGACACTTAGGCTCTATGAAAAACACGGGCTCATCAAACCCGCCCGCCGCGGCAAGAATCGGTTTTTTTCCAACAATGACATCCAGTGGATGAGATGTATACGGGACATGATCCATACGGAGAAAATCAGCATCGAAGGAATCAAAAGGCTTCTGGACTATGCCCCATGCTGGGAGATCAGGCGGTGCCCGAGCCATGTCAAGGAATCCTGTTCCGCGTTCAAGGAACCGAACAGGCCGTGCTGGGAACTCACCAAAGGGAGTTGCAGTGAAAACGGCAAGGACTGCGACCACTGCATCGTCTATATAGCCCGGACCCGTAAAAAAGCCTGAAGGGTGTCCGTTGCATTCTATGGACTTCCCTCCAGATCCTTTCTCGTCAGCACATAATTCTTTATAACCTGTCCGGAGCTTCCGAACGGGCCCAAGGTTTTGCCGTTGGCCCGAAGCACAAGGCCCCCTGCATTCCCGATGTTGAGCCGGATGGATTCCACCATCTTCAAACGGACTTCTTGGCCGGGCCGGATGATCAGATCATGGTGTTCTTTCCCGTCCAGATCGCAGGAGACCCATGTCTGAGCACGGGCGGATAGAATCATTTCAATCGGAGCCGGGGAGGGAGCGGCCGGTTCCGTCTGCGGCCCCTCTGCCCTGTTCTGTGGAACGGGCGGGGCCTCCTCTTTTCCCGGTATGGGAACCTCTTTCGTCTCTTTGTTCACCTTCGACTCCGGGGATGAAACGGACTTTTCAATCCCGCCCTGCTGCAGGGATGGATGCTGAGAGGACGCCTCCCTCCACCTCCAAAGACCATACCCCGAAGCCATAACAACCGCCGCGGCCAGAAGAGCGGTCAAGATCCAAAGGATCATGGACCTTTTCTTATTCTTACTGACGGCGCCGGTCCCGGGGAGATCCATACCAGCCGCCTGCGAATTTCCGGAGGAATCCTTGGCCTTCCGGTATTCCTGATACCGCAGGATAGCCTCGTCCGCGTCCAGACCGATGTAATTGGCGTAGCTCCGTATGAACCCCTTTGTAAAAACCTCTGCCGGGAGCCTGGATTCGTTGTCTTCTTCTATGGCCTCAAGGTAGCGGTAGCTGACCTTGGTTTCATCAGAGATCTCTCTTAACGAGATCTCTCTCAGTTCCCGCTCGCTTTTCAGGTACTCGCCGAAAGAAGTCATTTCCATCCTTTGTATTCCTTGATACCGGATCTGTGATTGATATTCGGTTCTTCTCCTCTACGAGCCATCGGCCATTTAGTGTGTAAAAAGGGGCCGAGGATTCCAGGGGTCAAGGATTC
This window contains:
- a CDS encoding site-specific tyrosine recombinase XerD; protein product: MEQHIHEFLHFIRIEKGLSNNTAEAYRRDLTHFSEFLKGQGIHKAAKIDRRAVLSYLIQIKRSGLNLSTVRRRLVSIRMFFRFLIQEGRIQTDPAENIESPKTIQYLPQTLTPAEVESLLRTPDTESPLGKRDRTMLEVLYATGLRVSELVSLKNSDINLEVGYLITMGKGGKERLVPMGDSAQGWIRDFLSHDRPRILKSRRSDFLFPNRFGNRMSRQWFFKIIKKYALQSGIRKEISPHTLRHSFASHLLENGADLRSVQLMLGHADISTTQIYTHVTKERLKKVFDKFHPRA